The following proteins are co-located in the Dermochelys coriacea isolate rDerCor1 chromosome 4, rDerCor1.pri.v4, whole genome shotgun sequence genome:
- the C4H4orf17 gene encoding uncharacterized protein C4orf17 homolog → MNINFKQQPQPQFNYRVITQGSLSDTPFGKASGTYFLSRHIPHPRAVCHIQGLNNAPICVVRDAGSLSRPHQAASKILNPQREYDQQHRLSGQGMGTPSSSSITLSLQAYPHIGKGPSRPSSQPGREEMAEFSKRTRDSLALLRKEDPLKKQPTRPLTAAGHEIHPSSLTHPSSPACFMHYKPEVRENINYVPNYLDQEIKVLEKLRDILQTDSLAEIQEWLSRASIREKEFVSNLIRSEMTSRDLLNYRQNTPKESAVENLNVHDTMKSSHVPWTEPREEVKKFRPSSKASEASKGTEQERGRDGHLSSRGERFTIPISENVHRGRSSSSQGTSHSPSLALRQKPHLRYSKLPIDQRHLTARE, encoded by the exons ATGAATATCAATTTCAAACAACAGCCTCAGCCTCAGTTCAACTACAGAGTAATAACACAGGGAAGTCTGAGTGATACTCCTTTTGGAAAAGCAAGTGGAACTTATTTTCTCTCCAGACACATCCCACATCCCAGGGCAGTCTGCCATATTCAAG GGTTAAATAATGCACCTATCTGCGTTGTGAGAGATGCAGGGAGTCTTTCAAGACCACACCAGGCTGCCAGCAAAATCCTAAACCCACAGCGAGAATATGATCAGCAACATAGGTTAAGTGGGCAAGGCATGGGCACGCCATCTTCTAGCAGCATTACACTAAGCCTCCAGGCTTATCCACACATTGGGAAAGGTCCATCAAGACCAAGTTCAC AGCCTGGGAGAGAAGAAATGGCTGAGTTCTCTAAAAGGACAAGAGACTCCCTTGCTTTACTGAGAAAG GAAGATCCTTTGAAAAAACAACCAACTCGTCCTCTGACTGCAGCTGGCCATGAGATCCATCCTTCTTCTCTTACCCATCCCTCTTCTCCAGCCTGTTTTATGCATTACAAGCCAGAAGTCAGAGAGAATATAAACTATGTTCCAAACTATCTGGATCAGGAAATAAAA GTCTTGGAAAAACTCCGTGACATTCTACAGACAGACTCCCTTGCAGAGATCCAAGAGTGGCTGTCAAGGGCAAGTATAAGAG AGAAAGAGTTTGTATCAAATTTGATTCGCTCAGAGATGACTAGCAGGGACTTGCTGAATTATCGGCAAAATACACCAAAAGAAAGTGCAGTGGAGAACTTGAATGTCCATGATACAATGAAGTCTTCCCATGTCCCTTGGACAGAACCAAGGGAAGAAGTGAAAAAGTTCAG GCCTTCAAGTAAAGCATCAGAAGCAAGTAAAGGAACGGAACAAG aaaggGGGAGAGATGGTCATTTATCCTCAAGAGGGGAAAGATTTACAATCCCAATTTCCGAAAATGTACACAGAGGAAGGTCCTCCAGCTCCCAAGGAACGAGCCACAGTCCTTCCTTAGCGCTCCGACAGAAGCCCCACCTCCGCTACAGCAAGTTACCCATTGATCAGAGACATCTTACTGCCAGAGAATAA